Below is a genomic region from Methylobacterium sp. FF17.
CGGCGCCCGGTCTTCCTCTCGCTCGCCCGCTACGAGCCGTTCGGCCTCGCCGTGCTGGAGGCGGCGAGCGCCGGCTGCGCCCTCGTGCTCTCCGACCTCGCGAGCTTTCGCGAATTGTGGGACGGCGCCGCCCTGTTCGTGGACCCCGAGGACGCCGATGGGGCCGTCGCGGCGATCCGCACGCTCGCCGACGACCCCGCCGAGCGGGCGCGCCGGGGCGGCGCCGCGCAGGCCCGCGCCGGCCGCTACGGCGTCGAGGCGATGACCGGCGGCGTGCTCGGGATCTTCCGCGCCTGCTGGGCCGGCACCTCGGTGCGCTCCCTCGGGGGGGCCGCCGCGTGAGGATCGCCTACTTCACCCATTCCCTGGCCTCCTGCTGGAACCACGGCAACGCGCATTTCCTGCGCGGCGTCCTGCGCGACCTCATCGCCCGGGGCCATGCCGTCTCGGCCTACGAGCCGGAGGGCGCCTGGAGCCTCGCGAACCTGATCCGGGACCACGGCGAGGCCGGGCTCGAGGCCTATCGCGCCGCCTATCCGGACCTCGCCTCCGAAACCTACACCGACATCGAGGCGGTGGCGGACCGGGTCGCCGGGGCCGATCTCGTCCTCGTCCACGAGTGGAACGACCCCGCCCTCGCCGCCGCCCTCGGCGCCCGGCGCAAAGCGGGCGCGCGCCACACCCTCCTGTTCCACGACACCCACCACCGCGCCGTCAGCGCCCCCGACGAGATGCGCCGCTTCGACCTCTCCGGCTTCGACGGGATCCTGGCCTTCGGCGAGACCCTGGCGGCGGTCTACCGCGACTGGGGCTGGGGCCGGCGCGTCTTCGTCTGGCACGAGGCCGCCGACACGCGCCTGTTCCGCCCGCCGGCCGTCGAGGGTGCGCGGTCCGGCCTGGTCTGGATCGGCAACTGGGGCGACGACGAG
It encodes:
- a CDS encoding CgeB family protein, with protein sequence MRIAYFTHSLASCWNHGNAHFLRGVLRDLIARGHAVSAYEPEGAWSLANLIRDHGEAGLEAYRAAYPDLASETYTDIEAVADRVAGADLVLVHEWNDPALAAALGARRKAGARHTLLFHDTHHRAVSAPDEMRRFDLSGFDGILAFGETLAAVYRDWGWGRRVFVWHEAADTRLFRPPAVEGARSGLVWIGNWGDDERGAELETFLFAPARAAGLGLDIYGVRYPEAALRTLQHYGARYCGWLPNAAAPGVFAQHDATVHVPRRFYARHLPGIPTIRVFEALACGIPLASAPWDDTEGLFRPGTDYLVARNGAEMERHLVALRDDSDLRASLRREGLATIAARHTCAHRTDELLSIVAALRAPEHLERTA